The following are from one region of the Phycisphaeraceae bacterium genome:
- a CDS encoding Dabb family protein, translated as MKTERMRWTGLVALIGALAVGGCSSSGPARPAMISHVVLIELSDPSLAGALIADCDRHLTDIKEVRSYASGQHLDTGRATVQSDYDVGLYIGFDSVEDYARYVEHPLHVELVDRWRSRIARMRVYDIGDPTP; from the coding sequence ATGAAGACCGAACGAATGCGATGGACCGGACTCGTGGCACTGATCGGGGCGCTGGCTGTCGGTGGGTGCTCGTCATCGGGGCCCGCCAGACCGGCCATGATCTCGCATGTGGTGCTCATCGAACTGAGCGATCCGTCGCTGGCTGGCGCATTGATTGCCGATTGCGACCGGCATCTGACCGATATCAAAGAGGTCAGGTCGTATGCGAGTGGACAACACCTCGATACCGGGCGGGCGACGGTGCAGAGTGATTATGACGTGGGTTTGTATATCGGGTTTGACTCGGTCGAGGATTATGCGCGGTATGTGGAGCATCCGTTGCATGTGGAGTTGGTTGATCGCTGGCGGTCGCGCATCGCGCGGATGCGCGTGTACGACATCGGCGATCCGACGCCCTGA
- a CDS encoding DUF3568 family protein, producing MALRHTTIPAALVLILISGCTTQQRHPTYAWHGQEPVLAVYAVETLHSELPQSIPPQSIRAAAERTLRHRGYTITTSEATNDRTRIVARPPDSRLFKRIIVGSSLSPNGTRISVRIEPGGNETTSRDMLESILTLLGR from the coding sequence ATGGCTCTCCGACATACAACCATTCCCGCCGCCCTCGTCCTGATCCTGATCAGTGGCTGCACCACGCAACAGCGCCATCCCACCTACGCCTGGCATGGTCAGGAACCCGTTCTTGCCGTCTACGCGGTCGAGACGCTGCACTCCGAACTCCCACAGTCCATCCCGCCTCAATCGATTCGTGCAGCAGCCGAACGCACGCTCCGACACCGCGGCTACACCATCACCACCTCCGAAGCCACCAACGACCGCACCCGCATCGTCGCACGCCCGCCCGACTCAAGACTCTTCAAGCGCATCATTGTCGGATCATCTCTTTCACCCAATGGCACGCGCATCAGCGTGCGCATCGAACCCGGCGGCAATGAAACCACCAGCCGCGACATGCTCGAATCAATCCTGACACTGCTCGGGCGCTAA
- a CDS encoding GNAT family N-acetyltransferase, which yields MTFLVAPITVADQPAWIRMRRAMGPSWFTDDIESFTRTYFDSGTIQGLPHQVLVAREHNGSEPIGFAEVSLRDYAEGCHSSPVAYLEGWYVEPAWHHRGVGRALLIEAERWAVSQGCTEFASDSEIDNAQSIAAHQALGFTAVCSITCFHKRIAPETQS from the coding sequence ATGACCTTTCTCGTCGCACCCATCACCGTCGCCGATCAGCCCGCCTGGATCCGCATGCGCCGCGCCATGGGACCCTCATGGTTCACGGATGATATCGAGTCATTCACACGCACCTACTTTGACTCTGGCACCATCCAGGGCCTGCCCCACCAGGTTCTCGTCGCACGCGAACACAACGGCAGCGAGCCCATCGGTTTTGCTGAAGTCTCGCTTCGTGACTATGCCGAAGGTTGCCATTCCTCTCCGGTCGCATATCTGGAGGGCTGGTATGTCGAGCCTGCATGGCACCACAGAGGCGTAGGCCGCGCGCTGCTCATTGAGGCCGAACGCTGGGCCGTCTCGCAAGGATGCACCGAGTTCGCCTCGGACTCGGAAATCGACAATGCCCAGAGCATCGCCGCGCACCAGGCGCTCGGCTTCACCGCCGTCTGTTCCATCACGTGCTTCCACAAACGCATCGCACCTGAAACCCAATCCTGA
- a CDS encoding ABC transporter permease, with amino-acid sequence MWAFIVRKILYNIPVYLSIVLLLMIGLRYARDPVRSQLSKNPTPAEIDAIREKMRLNDPLLVQYVRFLGKTFTLNFTEESWSQKGRSVGDIIRKAIPPSLSITLPTLVVSASVSIVVSLISAYFRGRLIDRTLVVIAVLGMSISFLVYIIFGQFFGAYWPNLDPGGFNTPFAITGYAPWVPFLSEGASLGNWVKYCMLPVIIGVIVSMGYDVRFYRAVMVEETTKDYIVTAVAKGASKPKVIFVHMLKNAMIPIITRIMATLPFLITGSILLEMYFKIPGMGAELINAINADDFPVIQAFVAVFAGIFILSIILTDVLYALVDPRVRLS; translated from the coding sequence ATGTGGGCTTTTATCGTTCGCAAGATCTTGTACAACATCCCCGTCTATCTCAGCATCGTTCTGCTGCTGATGATCGGGCTGCGCTATGCACGCGATCCGGTTCGGTCGCAGTTGAGCAAGAATCCAACTCCGGCCGAGATCGACGCCATCCGCGAAAAAATGAGGCTCAATGACCCGCTGCTGGTGCAGTATGTTCGCTTCCTCGGCAAGACCTTCACGCTGAACTTCACCGAGGAAAGTTGGAGCCAGAAAGGTCGGTCCGTCGGCGACATCATCCGCAAGGCGATCCCGCCGAGTCTCTCGATCACGCTCCCGACACTTGTCGTCAGCGCGTCGGTCTCGATTGTCGTCTCACTGATATCCGCGTACTTTCGAGGGAGGTTGATCGATCGAACACTTGTCGTGATCGCCGTGCTCGGCATGAGCATCAGTTTCCTGGTGTACATCATCTTCGGGCAGTTCTTTGGTGCATATTGGCCGAACCTCGATCCTGGAGGGTTCAACACCCCGTTCGCAATCACGGGATACGCGCCATGGGTGCCCTTCCTGAGCGAAGGCGCATCACTGGGCAACTGGGTCAAGTACTGCATGCTGCCGGTCATCATTGGCGTTATTGTCTCTATGGGGTACGATGTCCGCTTCTATCGCGCCGTCATGGTCGAGGAGACGACCAAGGACTACATCGTGACCGCCGTGGCCAAGGGTGCCAGCAAACCCAAGGTGATCTTCGTTCACATGCTCAAGAACGCGATGATCCCGATCATCACGCGCATCATGGCGACACTGCCGTTCCTCATCACAGGCTCGATCCTGCTCGAAATGTACTTCAAGATCCCCGGCATGGGTGCCGAACTCATCAACGCGATCAACGCCGACGACTTCCCGGTCATTCAGGCCTTCGTCGCTGTCTTCGCCGGCATCTTCATCCTTTCGATCATCCTGACCGACGTGCTGTACGCGCTGGTCGATCCGAGAGTGAGGCTCTCATGA
- a CDS encoding NYN domain-containing protein translates to MLIIDAYNVLNVQGVLPPHLAAPELLDLVRLLKTSRYRNESTVLVCDGPLASQTRPNQAIAASGRTTSISLDSVRLVFSRPGQEADDLIEELLLHHQGSSSITMVSSDRRLIRSARKWGGRPLQASTFLRHLTADHDRARKPELPAFAQSTPLNRSDLAYWMKHFGLGAPVDHPPSPPPPPPPIPTPEPAKVHKPAQPSPMLDPSLPPLIKESGLDIDLAELDMHRWLSDIQPFPPPSS, encoded by the coding sequence ATGCTCATCATCGACGCCTACAACGTCCTCAACGTCCAAGGCGTCCTCCCGCCTCACTTGGCCGCTCCCGAACTCCTCGACCTGGTCCGACTCCTCAAGACCAGCAGGTATCGCAACGAGTCAACCGTCCTTGTCTGCGATGGCCCCCTCGCCTCGCAGACCCGCCCCAATCAAGCCATCGCCGCCTCAGGCCGCACCACCTCCATCAGCCTCGACTCTGTCCGTCTCGTCTTTTCCCGCCCCGGGCAGGAAGCCGACGACCTGATCGAAGAACTCCTCCTCCACCATCAGGGATCTTCCTCGATCACCATGGTGAGTTCAGACCGCCGCCTGATCCGATCTGCCCGAAAATGGGGGGGACGCCCGCTCCAAGCCTCCACCTTTCTAAGGCACCTCACTGCGGACCACGATCGGGCCCGTAAGCCGGAACTCCCAGCGTTTGCGCAAAGTACTCCCCTGAACAGGTCAGATTTGGCCTACTGGATGAAGCACTTCGGCCTCGGCGCACCGGTCGATCACCCACCTTCGCCGCCACCGCCACCCCCGCCCATTCCAACTCCAGAGCCCGCAAAAGTCCACAAACCCGCGCAACCTTCGCCGATGCTCGACCCTTCTCTCCCACCGCTCATCAAAGAGTCAGGACTTGACATCGATTTGGCCGAACTCGATATGCACCGATGGCTCTCCGACATACAACCATTCCCGCCGCCCTCGTCCTGA
- a CDS encoding SDR family oxidoreductase, producing MVSLKRILVTGGAGFLGSHLCDRLVQQGHDVICLDNFFTSQKSNVEHLLDHSNFELIRHDVTHPLWLEVDEIYNLACPAAPGHYQYNPIKTMKTSVMGAINILGMAKRCRAKVLQASTSEVYGDPDIHPQPESYRGNVNPIGPRACYDEGKRAAETLFFDYHRANRVNIRVVRIFNTYGPRMHPFDGRVVSNFIRQALHSSKLTMFGDGSQSRSFCYVDDMIEGLIRMMNGPDDFPGPVNIGNPNEFTILQLAQLILKLTGREDLPLEHLALPADDPRQRQPDITLARSRLNWEPKIQLNEGLARTIDYFKSIRFDDFRAPTPNY from the coding sequence ATCGTGAGTCTCAAACGCATCCTCGTGACCGGCGGCGCGGGTTTTCTCGGCTCGCACCTCTGCGACCGGCTCGTGCAGCAGGGACACGACGTCATCTGCCTCGACAACTTCTTCACAAGCCAGAAATCGAACGTTGAACACCTGCTCGATCACTCAAACTTCGAACTCATCCGCCATGACGTCACACACCCGCTCTGGCTCGAAGTCGACGAGATCTACAACCTCGCATGCCCCGCCGCACCAGGGCACTATCAATACAACCCCATCAAAACCATGAAAACCTCTGTCATGGGCGCAATCAATATCCTCGGCATGGCCAAACGCTGTCGCGCCAAAGTTCTCCAGGCATCCACCAGTGAGGTCTATGGCGATCCCGATATTCATCCCCAGCCCGAGTCCTATCGCGGCAATGTCAACCCCATCGGCCCACGCGCCTGCTACGACGAAGGAAAGCGCGCCGCCGAAACTCTCTTCTTCGACTATCACCGCGCCAACCGCGTCAACATCCGCGTCGTGCGCATCTTCAACACCTACGGCCCACGCATGCACCCGTTCGACGGCCGCGTCGTCTCAAACTTCATCCGTCAGGCACTTCACTCTTCCAAACTCACCATGTTCGGCGACGGATCACAAAGCCGTTCATTCTGCTATGTTGACGACATGATCGAAGGCCTCATCCGCATGATGAACGGCCCCGACGACTTCCCCGGACCCGTCAACATCGGCAATCCCAACGAATTCACCATCCTCCAACTCGCGCAACTCATCCTCAAACTCACCGGCCGCGAAGACCTCCCGCTCGAACACCTCGCCCTTCCCGCGGATGATCCACGCCAGCGTCAGCCCGATATCACGCTGGCGCGCTCACGCCTGAACTGGGAGCCGAAGATCCAACTCAATGAAGGGCTCGCCAGGACCATCGACTACTTCAAGTCCATTCGCTTCGACGACTTCCGCGCGCCAACGCCCAACTATTGA
- a CDS encoding sodium-translocating pyrophosphatase, producing MVCSLIPTFGSIADMPPTFWLAPAGGIAALIMAFMFSRTVMGRSEGDDEMIRIAQAVRDGAMAYLKRQYRVVAIVFVLLVAFLAGMWALKLQDGLTLIGVPVAGLLSGLCGWFGMKMATNASARTAHAAKTSLNDGLTVAFRSGAVMGLVVVGFAILDVSAWFFILNGFTEMRIEIITTVMLSYGMGASTQALFARVGGGIYTKAADVGADLVGKVEAGIPEDDARNPATIADNVGDNVGDVAGMGADLYESYYGSILATMALGAAAAMSLFGITGSESMGLGMALAAAPLGLAGVGIFCSILGVFTVKAKENASFAELLKSLHKGVWIASALIIVAAGALFYFVLGKAGADGGALEGITTWWRVWLAIVVGLVAGNVIAVATEYYTSYEHRPTQRIAEQALTGPATVIIAGIAEGMKSTWASLVTVVAAIIAAFVLAGGNESFLMGLYGVGIAAVGMLSTLGITLATDAYGPIADNAGGNAEMTSQPPHVRERTDMLDSLGNTTAATGKGFAIGSAALTALALFAAYIQIVQTQITTQSVAFIDKGSYVAPAGATDGLFAVYEGYGKFAVVSESGAGREVDGAMVLDIKGASRRPNFEKGKTFPIERDGRDAYQIHGTAMNLDDQVEAWTMHLASSRNGSIKDVLRFYDVTIANPRLLGGIFIGVLLAFLFCALTMSAVGRAAYAMMGECRRQFGKMRAAFRAKGMSEEQISNPEAWPKQVEFEGQQYPDYARCVSISTAGAQKEMIVPAALAIFVPIAVGLVLSVPGVMGLLAGGLTSGFAVAVFMANAGGAWDNAKKLLESYGRITADQFLEHAEIRSKIPEAVRGAVAARAAEYKAAGNGSKYVYGKGSDDHKATVVGDTVGDPFKDTSGPSLNILIKLISIVSVVFAGLIVAYGPVIGGLIGLT from the coding sequence ATGGTTTGCTCACTCATTCCGACGTTTGGATCGATCGCGGACATGCCACCGACGTTCTGGCTTGCGCCGGCGGGGGGCATTGCGGCTTTGATCATGGCATTCATGTTCTCGCGGACGGTGATGGGCCGGAGCGAGGGCGACGACGAGATGATCCGGATTGCGCAGGCGGTGCGTGACGGTGCGATGGCGTACCTGAAACGGCAGTACCGGGTTGTTGCGATCGTGTTTGTGCTGCTGGTCGCGTTCCTGGCGGGCATGTGGGCTCTGAAACTTCAGGATGGGCTGACGCTGATCGGCGTTCCGGTCGCGGGGCTGCTCTCGGGGTTGTGCGGGTGGTTCGGGATGAAGATGGCGACCAACGCCAGTGCCCGGACGGCGCACGCTGCCAAGACATCGCTCAATGACGGGCTGACGGTTGCGTTCCGATCGGGAGCGGTGATGGGTCTGGTGGTGGTGGGGTTTGCGATTCTGGACGTGAGTGCGTGGTTCTTCATTCTCAACGGTTTTACTGAGATGAGGATCGAGATCATCACGACCGTGATGCTTAGTTACGGGATGGGGGCTTCGACACAGGCGTTGTTTGCTCGCGTGGGCGGCGGCATTTATACCAAGGCTGCGGACGTGGGGGCGGACCTGGTGGGCAAGGTCGAGGCGGGTATTCCGGAAGACGACGCGCGCAACCCGGCGACGATCGCGGACAATGTCGGCGACAACGTGGGCGACGTGGCGGGCATGGGTGCGGACTTGTATGAGTCGTATTACGGTTCGATTCTGGCGACCATGGCACTTGGTGCTGCGGCTGCGATGAGCCTGTTCGGGATTACCGGGTCGGAATCGATGGGCCTTGGAATGGCGCTTGCTGCTGCCCCGCTCGGGCTTGCGGGCGTCGGGATCTTCTGCTCGATTCTTGGCGTGTTCACAGTGAAGGCGAAAGAGAACGCCTCGTTTGCTGAGCTGCTCAAGAGTCTGCACAAGGGCGTGTGGATTGCTTCGGCGCTGATCATCGTGGCTGCGGGCGCGCTGTTCTACTTCGTGCTGGGCAAGGCAGGGGCTGACGGTGGTGCGCTCGAAGGCATTACGACGTGGTGGCGCGTGTGGCTGGCGATTGTGGTCGGTCTGGTTGCGGGTAATGTGATCGCAGTGGCGACGGAGTATTACACGAGCTATGAGCACCGTCCGACGCAGCGGATTGCTGAGCAGGCACTGACCGGGCCGGCGACAGTGATTATCGCGGGCATTGCTGAAGGGATGAAGTCGACCTGGGCATCGCTGGTGACGGTGGTCGCGGCGATCATCGCGGCGTTCGTGCTGGCGGGCGGCAACGAGAGTTTCCTGATGGGTCTGTATGGCGTGGGCATTGCGGCGGTGGGCATGCTGAGCACGCTTGGCATCACGCTGGCGACGGATGCGTATGGCCCGATCGCGGACAACGCGGGCGGGAACGCCGAGATGACCAGTCAGCCCCCGCATGTGCGTGAGCGGACGGACATGCTCGACTCGCTGGGCAACACGACCGCAGCGACGGGCAAGGGCTTTGCGATTGGTTCTGCGGCCTTGACGGCTTTGGCGCTGTTCGCGGCGTACATCCAGATCGTTCAGACACAGATCACGACGCAATCGGTGGCGTTCATCGACAAGGGTTCGTATGTGGCTCCTGCGGGTGCGACCGACGGCTTGTTCGCGGTGTATGAAGGCTACGGCAAGTTTGCGGTGGTCTCGGAGAGCGGCGCAGGGCGTGAGGTGGACGGCGCGATGGTACTGGACATCAAGGGTGCTTCGCGTCGGCCGAACTTTGAGAAGGGCAAGACCTTCCCGATCGAACGTGATGGGCGCGATGCGTATCAGATCCACGGCACGGCGATGAACCTGGACGATCAAGTCGAAGCATGGACGATGCACCTTGCCTCGTCGCGAAATGGTTCGATCAAGGATGTGCTGAGGTTTTACGACGTGACGATTGCCAATCCGAGGCTGCTCGGCGGAATCTTCATCGGGGTGCTGCTGGCGTTCCTGTTCTGTGCCCTGACGATGAGTGCGGTGGGCCGTGCGGCGTATGCGATGATGGGCGAGTGCCGCAGGCAGTTTGGGAAGATGCGTGCTGCCTTCAGGGCCAAGGGCATGAGCGAAGAGCAGATCTCGAACCCCGAGGCCTGGCCCAAGCAGGTTGAGTTTGAGGGGCAGCAGTATCCGGACTATGCCCGTTGCGTGTCGATTTCGACAGCTGGTGCGCAGAAGGAAATGATCGTGCCGGCAGCGCTGGCGATCTTTGTGCCGATCGCGGTGGGTTTGGTCTTGAGCGTGCCGGGGGTGATGGGTCTGCTTGCGGGCGGGCTGACGAGCGGCTTTGCAGTGGCGGTGTTCATGGCCAACGCGGGCGGCGCGTGGGATAACGCGAAGAAGCTGCTTGAGTCGTACGGGCGCATCACGGCGGATCAGTTCCTCGAGCACGCGGAAATCAGGTCGAAGATTCCCGAGGCAGTGCGTGGGGCGGTTGCAGCGCGTGCGGCCGAGTACAAGGCAGCGGGTAACGGCTCGAAGTACGTCTATGGCAAGGGATCGGATGACCACAAGGCGACTGTTGTTGGTGACACGGTGGGCGATCCGTTCAAGGACACTTCGGGGCCTTCGCTCAACATCCTGATCAAATTGATCTCGATTGTGTCGGTGGTGTTTGCGGGGCTGATCGTGGCGTATGGGCCGGTGATCGGCGGGTTGATCGGGCTGACGTAA
- the rpsU gene encoding 30S ribosomal protein S21 has product MAIRIKSRGGESVEQMMRRFKKLCEKEGLTKDIKRKEYYEKPSERKRRARRKSDNRRIRFDE; this is encoded by the coding sequence ATGGCGATTCGGATCAAGTCTCGGGGCGGGGAGAGCGTCGAGCAGATGATGCGTCGATTCAAGAAGTTGTGCGAGAAGGAAGGCCTGACGAAGGACATCAAGCGCAAAGAGTACTACGAGAAGCCTTCGGAGCGCAAGCGGCGTGCGCGTCGCAAGAGCGACAACCGTCGGATCCGTTTCGACGAGTAG
- a CDS encoding pyridoxal phosphate-dependent aminotransferase family protein gives MSAPAFDAVSATMVRRGQRELIAFAGCNYLGLAHEPRVLRAASEAMGHFGLSTSASRETSGNTALHEQMEDLICAVLGAERALLVPDGYTANLAAMQMLAAVGVRTALVDERSHRSLLDAARCAGMDVRMFRGDRFEEAQREIQATTTGDIAILTDGVFASDGRMAMLRAFHESGLYLVVDDCHAFGVLGPGGAGTLAHQGLGLRERVVVTSTLAKGIGCAGGFVAARASLIDVARVRASAYVCTTPASPVLIAGAIVALSIARVDDARHERLRTNIEHVESVLRGLGITVRREPTPIFAFTIGSAQRMERIEQVLEAEGVFVPVVTYPSGPSPVYFRLSVTSEHEAHHIDTLARALQRALSAGEDLSVPSVHARHRSEIDA, from the coding sequence ATGAGTGCTCCGGCGTTTGATGCGGTCAGTGCGACGATGGTCAGGCGCGGGCAGCGCGAGTTGATCGCATTCGCGGGGTGCAACTACCTTGGGCTGGCGCACGAGCCGCGTGTCTTGCGGGCGGCAAGCGAAGCCATGGGACACTTTGGCCTGAGCACAAGCGCATCGCGCGAGACGAGCGGGAATACAGCGCTGCACGAACAGATGGAAGACCTGATCTGTGCAGTGCTCGGGGCTGAGCGCGCGCTGCTGGTGCCTGATGGATATACCGCCAATCTGGCTGCGATGCAGATGCTCGCTGCAGTGGGTGTTCGGACGGCCCTGGTTGATGAGCGATCGCACCGAAGTCTGCTTGATGCAGCGCGGTGCGCGGGAATGGACGTGCGGATGTTTCGCGGCGACAGGTTCGAAGAAGCGCAGCGCGAGATTCAAGCCACGACGACCGGGGATATTGCGATTCTGACTGATGGCGTGTTTGCCAGCGATGGGCGCATGGCGATGCTGCGGGCGTTTCACGAGAGCGGGCTCTATCTGGTGGTGGACGACTGCCATGCGTTTGGCGTGCTGGGGCCGGGCGGTGCGGGCACTTTGGCGCATCAGGGGTTGGGATTGCGCGAGCGGGTGGTGGTGACATCGACGCTGGCCAAGGGAATCGGGTGTGCGGGGGGGTTCGTGGCGGCGCGGGCGTCGCTGATTGATGTGGCGCGGGTCAGGGCCAGTGCGTACGTCTGCACGACGCCGGCCTCGCCGGTGCTGATTGCCGGGGCGATCGTGGCGCTGAGCATCGCGCGCGTTGATGATGCCCGTCATGAGCGGCTTCGGACGAATATTGAGCACGTCGAGAGCGTGCTGCGCGGGCTGGGCATCACGGTGAGGCGTGAACCGACACCGATTTTCGCGTTCACGATCGGGTCGGCCCAGCGCATGGAGCGGATTGAGCAAGTACTCGAAGCCGAGGGCGTGTTTGTGCCTGTGGTGACGTACCCGAGTGGGCCATCGCCGGTGTACTTTCGGTTGAGCGTGACAAGCGAGCACGAGGCGCACCACATCGACACTCTGGCCCGGGCACTGCAGCGGGCGCTGAGTGCGGGTGAAGATTTGAGCGTACCCTCTGTCCATGCGCGACACCGATCTGAGATCGATGCTTGA